The Breoghania sp. L-A4 sequence CGCGGCGAACTCTCTTTCGTCCCGAAAGTTCTATCGGGCCCGATTCCGCAGACTTCAAGAACAGGGCGTCTGTGGGTTCTGTGGGTCCGTGCCGCCGGCTTCCGGTTGCAAAACTGATTCAAGCCCTGAATGCGGTGTGACCACCATCAAGGAGGTATGGAATGTCAAACGATCTGAAATCCTGGATAAAAACGGCAGGTGTCGTTTCCATCCTGACGTTGACAATGACGGCAGCGCACGCGGCTGAATGGCGTCTGTCGACGTCGTATCAGCCCGACTCGGAAGCGCATGAAGGATCTTTGCGCTTTGCCGAACTTGTTAAGGAAATATCTGACGGGCGGATCGATATTCAGGTGTTTCCGTCCAATCAGCTCGGAGACTGGACCGAGGTCTACGAACAGGTGACGAGTGGCGCCGTGCAAATGACCATGGGCGCCGTGCCATCCACCTTCGATGCCCGCCTCGCGATCGACTCGTTCCCGTACGCGGTCGCAGATTATGAAGAAGCGGCCAAGGCTTATGCGCCGGGCGGCTACATGTACGAAATCGTCAGCGGCATCGTTGCCGACCAGGGCGTTCAGATTCTCAGCACATGGGCGCTTGGAATGGGCGGCGGCGCCTTTACCAAGGAACTGCCGGCGCCGACGGACCCGAATGCGCAGCAGGGGCTGAAGGTTCGTGTCTGGCCGGGCGGCGTGACGCACCGGGCCCTGATGGAGCGCTTCGGCTTTACCGTCTCGATGATACCATGGGACGAAGTCTATACCGCACTGCAAACCGGCGTGGCCGATGGCGTCATCGGCGGCAATCCCGAATTGACCGTTACGCACTTCAAGGACATCACCAAGATGTATGTCCAGTACAACGATCACTTCGAAAATCACTACATCATGATCAACAAGGAGCTGTTCGACGGCTTGTCGGAGGACGACAGGGCCGCGGTTCAGGAGGCCGCAGTCAAGGTCATGAACGAGCGGTTTCCGGTCGCGGAAGCGTCGGACGAAGCCTACATGCAGCAGCTTCGCGATGCCGGCATCAAGGTCGTGACCCTGGACAAGGATGCCATGCTGGCGTTCGCCACGGCTGCGCGTCAGGACGTATGGCCCGAGATCAAGGACGAGATCGGCGAAGAGCTTTATTCGCGTCTGAAATCGGAACTTGGCATGTAACAGCACGAGCGCACGGAGCCGGTACGCCGGTTCCGTGTCCGCTGGGTGGAAAGGTTCACTTGGCGGGCCGGACCATCGATAAACAATCAACCATCAAATTGGCGGCAGCATCTGTTGGCTCTCGGGGAGGAGAGAAATGGCCGAAATCGGATTAAGCGGGCTGCTGCAGGGGCTTTGGGCCTTCAAGTTATGGCTGCAGAAGTTAATGCTGGTTGTTACCTGCGCGGGCGTCACGATCCTCGTGATGATGGAGATAATCTTTCGCTATTTCCTGTTCTTGCCGCTCCACGGCATCGAGGAACTCGCAACATATCTGGCGGTGTGGACCTACTTCATCGGCGGCGCCTATGGAGCCTACGAACGCTCCCACATATCCGCCAGTCTTCTGGATGTGATCGTCAAGAATGCCAAGGTCATTGGAGCGATCGATTTGATTATCAAGTTGATCACTTTAGTGGTCGCAGCCTGGATGACAGTATGGGTGGTTCAGTATCTTCTCTGGAGCATCGAGCGCCGGCCGCACTCGCTTGAGCTGCAGATGCCACTTTACTACGTCCATGCTGCAATGGCCGTCGGTCTCGGCCTGATGAGCTTCTATTTCCTCGTCGATTTCATTCTGGTGGTCCTACGGCTTACGGGAAGAACACCCTTTGCCAGTGCTCGGGAAGGGGTGGTTGGATGAGTGCGGAAATCATCATCGATGTCCTGCTGCTGATGGGATTGCTGATTATCGGCGTACCAGTTCCGTTCTGCTTTGCGGCGGCTGCGCTGTTCCTGTTTCTGACTGGCGACTACGGCGGATCCAACTTTCTGGTTGCTGCCGGATTCAACAAGACCTCCTCGATAATCCTTCTGGCCATGCCGCTCTTTATTCTCGTTGGAGAGATCATGAGCACTGGCAGCCTCGCCGCCCGGCTTGTCGACTTTTGCGACAGCATCTTTGGGCGTCTCAAAGGTGGTTTGGGAGTGGTGGTCATTGTCGTCACGGCAGTGTTCGGCGCCATTTCAGGCACCGCATCCTCCGCTGTCGCCGCGATGGGCACGATCATGGTGCCGCGATTGGTGGAACGCGGCTACGATCGGGGCTATGCGGCAGCCCTGGTCGCTGCATCGTCTGTGCTGGCGCTTCTCATCCCCCCCAGTTCAGCGCAAATCGTTTATGGCTGGATATCGGGTACCTCGATTGCGGCCTGCTTTCTGGCTCCCATTGTTCCGGCTTTCTTGCTCATGGGGCTGTTTTCCGTCTGGAACTTCGTATTGACTCGCAAGATGCCGATTGTGCAGCCTGAGGCGGTCGGGATCCGCGAGGCCGTGAAGGATATTGGCCACAAGGGCCGTCGAGCGACGCTTGGCCTGGTGATGCCAGTGGTCATCCTGACATCAATCTACGGAGGTCTGGCAACGCCGACCGAAGCAGCGGCGATCGCGGTCGTTTACGCTCTCATTGTCGGCGTCATTATATACCGTGACATTCCACTGAAAGAGCTTTGGCGGATCGGGTATACGGCCGGAACCACCGTGGGCGTCGTCATGGTATTGGTCTTCTTCGCCGTGATGCTCAGCCGGCTTTATACGATGGAGAACGTGCCGCAATCGGTGGTCAATCTGCTCCTTTCAATAAGCCAGGACCGCATCGTTCTGCTGCTGCTTATCAATGTCTTTCTGATCGTGCTGGGCATGATCATGGATGATTTCAGCGGATTGTTGTTGGCGACGCCGATGTTGCTTCCCGTCATCCGGGAACTTGACATTCACCCCGTGCATTTCGCCGCCATCATCGGTGTCAATCTGGGCATGGGCAACATTACGCCGCCTACCGCGCCCCTTCTCTATTTCGGTGCGCGGATTGGCAAGACGCGTCTTGAGGGCATGCTTAAGCCGACACTCATTCTCGTGCTTTTCGCTTATCTCCCGGTTTTGATGCTCACTACGTTCATTCCAGAACTGTCGCTGTGGCTGCCGCGCCTGGTCCTCGGGATAAACTAATGACTGCGGCAGATGAACAAATCGAGGTGGGATGCGGTAGGCCGCAGCTTGCCAATGAGTTGGATGAACTGTCCGCAGGCAAGGCGGCAAGCGCCGAGGAGTTGACGCGCTTCTACCTTGACCGTATCGCGCGGTTCGATCCTGAACTTCACGCGTTTTCCGAGGTTTTTGCAGCGCGTGCTTTGGCGGACGCGCGGGCGCGGGATGACGTCCGGGCAAAGGGTGGACAAGGTGGGCCGCTTTGGGGCGTGCCCGTTGCAGTCAAGGACCTGTTCGATATCTCCAACCTGCCGACCCGCGCCGGATCCATCGCCATTACCGATCGCCATCCAAGCGCTTCCGCCTATGTTCTGCAATTGCTGGAAAAGGCCGGGATGGTGGTGCTGGGGCGCACACACATGACCGAGTTCGGCTTTGGCGGCTGGGGCACCAATCCGGTCATGGAGCCACCGCGAAATCCGTGGGATAGAAATGTGTATCGGGTGGCCGGTGGTTCAAGCAGCGGGTCGGCAGTGGCGGTCGCCGCCGGGCTCGCTCCGGTCTCCATCGGAACTGACACGGGTGGATCGGTCAGAACGCCGGCGACCTGGTGTGGTGTCATCGGCATGAAAACATCGCACGGCCTGATTGGTCGCGGCGGAGTGGTGCCGCTTTGCGGCACGCATGACAGTGTGGGGTGGTTTACCCGCACTGTGCATGATGCGGCATTGCTGCTCAATGTGATGCAAGGCACCGACCCGCGTGACCCGGCGAGCGGACATGCCCCGAAAATCGATGCCCTGACCGATCTCGAGGCGGGCATTGAAGGCATGAAAATCGGCCGGCTTGTCGATGCCGATCTTGAGGGCGTCGACCCGGATATTTTGCGGCTGCACAACAAGGCGCTTGATGAACTCGAAGTGCTCGGCGCCAGAATTTCGCCCGTTCGCCTGCCGCTCAGCATTGCCGATTATCTGAAATCGGGCGGCGAAATCATGAGCTATGAGAGCTATCGCGCGCTCGGCAAATATGTCGAGGCGGAGAATAGCCCTGTCGACCCGGTTATCAAGGGCCGCATCATGGCCGGCAAGACGATTTCTGGCGACGCGTATCAACAGACGCTGAAATCGCGGCTTGCGGCGCAGGCAGAATTTGCCAAACGCGCGGCGGGCTACGACGCATTCATCATGCCCGGCAGCCATATCGTCGCGTGCGCGTTGAACGATGTCGATGAAGCTGCGCCACCCAATTTCTATGGCCGGGTCGTCAATCTCTTGGACCTTGCGGCGGTGACGGCGCCGACCGGGCTGACATCTGAAGGCATGCCGGCGGGCATCCAGATTGTGGTGCGCAAATATGACGATGCGCGCGCTTTGCGCATCGCACGCGCCTTTGAAAAACACCGCGGCGGGCTGGTGCATGCCCCTGCGGGATACTGACCAAAAGCGAAAGACCAATTCTGATGAAAAAACTCATCAATAACCCTGACAGTTATGTCGACGAAGCGCTTGAAGGCATGCGCCTCGCCCATCCTTCGAGCTATAAAATTTCGGGCAGCAATGGTCGTGTCGTGGAGCGTGCAGCGCGGAAACCGGCCGGTAAGGTTGGCGTGGTGTCTGGCGGCGGGTTTGGTCATTTGCCGCTGTTTGCCGGTTATGTGGGCGAGGGGCTACTCGATAGCTGTGCGGTTGGGCACGTGTTTGCAGGTCCCTCTTTTGACGATGTGTCCGAGAGCCTGAAGGCGGCGGATTTTGGCGGCGGGGTTTTGTCGATCATTGGCAATTATGGCGGCGATACCATGGTCTTCGGCATGGCCAATGATGTGCTGGCAGCAGAAGGCACCGACTGGGCCACCGTTATTGTGGCCGACGATGTGGCCAGTGCGCCCAAAGAGAATGCGGAGACGCGGCGCGGCGTGGCGGGCCTGATTTTTGCGTTCAAGATTGCCGGAGCGGCGGCGGAAAAAGGCCTGACGCTTGAAGCGGTCAAGGCCATCACTGAAAAGGCCATGGCCGGATGCCGCTCCATGGGTGTTGCCCTTTCGGGCTGTACGGTGCCCCAGGCAGGTGAGCCGACATTTGTGCTCGATGCGAATTCCATCGAGATGGGCATGGGTATCCATGGCGAAAAGGGATTGTGGCGCGGTGCGCTGAAGCCCGTTGACGAGATTGCCGCCGAAATGGTTGAGCGCCTGCTGGCCGATTTGGAGCCCAAGAAGGGTGGGCGGTTAGCTGTGCTCGTCAATAGTCTTGGCGCAACGCCGTTGGATGAACTTTACATCTTGTACCGAAAGGTTGCGGAACTCCTCGACGCGGCGGGACTGTCGGTCGCTTACTCGCTTGTCGGGCACTATGCGACCTCGATGGAAATGGCCGGCGCCTCGCTATCGATAATGGCGGTCGATGATGAGCTGTTGGATATGCTCAATGCGCCGGTCAAGTGCCCGCTTTGGAGAGCCTGATGTCCAAGTCTTTCAACGGAAAGGATATCGGTGCGGCAGCGCAGCGCGTGGCTGAGGCGTTTGTCGCCAACACCGAGCGCTTCAACAAGCTTGATGCCGCGGGCGGCGACGGGGATATGGGCACGACGCTTTCAACGGTTTCCAAAGCCATTCTGGCGGATATTGCGCCTTACGGTGATGACGTTTCCGAGGCCTTTATGCGGCTTGCGAAAATCATCTCCAAACACTCCGGCTCGAGCCTCAGCGCTGTGATGATGACGGGCTTGATGACACTGTCGATGAAAACCAAAGGGCAGAAATGCGCTGATTATCTCGACCTTGACGCATTGCTCGCCGAAGCGCTCACGGCCATGCGGCAGCGCTCCAAAGCGCAATTGGGGAGCAAGACTGTGCTTGATGGCGTGCACGCGATTTCACAGGCAGTGAAAGGCCTCGAGGACGCGCATCAAGTGGCGCGGGCCGCGCATGGGGCCGCAGCCGAAACACTGACCGCCTTTCGCGACAAGCCCGCGATCATGGGCCGGCTGCGGCTCGAACCTTCCAAAGGCGTTGGGTCCGACGACCCCGGCATGGTGGCGCTAGACGTGGGCGTTGCCGCTATGACCCATTCCGCTCCCACTTACACATAGTCAGTCGACAAGATGAACGACCAGATCTCAGGGACCTATCAGGGGCCCGCCACCATCGGGCGCCCTGAACTGCCCGAACGCGCTGATGTGGTGATTGTGGGGGGCGGGATTATCGGCGCAGCGACCGGGCTGTTTCTCGTCAAGCGCGGCTTTTCGGTGGTGATTTGCGAGAAGGCGCACGTGGCCTGCGAGCAGTCGGGCCGCAATTGGGGCTGGGTGCGCAAAATGGGTCGCGATCCTTCGGAAATCCCCTTGTCGCTGGCGAGCGCCACACTGTGGGCGGGGATGAACGAACTGACCGGGCGGGAAACGGGGTTCCGGGAAACCGGAATCCACTATCTTTGCATGACGCCGAAGGACTTGCAGAAATACTCCGACTGGTTGGACATCGCGCAAGAGCACGGCATCGACTCAACGTTGCTGACGCCCAAGCAATTGGCCGATGAACTACCGAGTCTGGCCGGAAATTGGGAAGGCGGGCTTTATACCAAGAGCGATGGGCGCGCGGAGCCATCGTTCGCGACACCTGCGATCGCGGCGGCGTTCCGCGAGAGCGGCGGCACGATTATCGAAAGCTGTGCCGTGCGCACCATCGAGACCGCGGGCGGGGCTGTGCATTCGGTTGTGACCGAACATGGCGAGATTAGATGTAGTAATGTCGTTTTGGCGACCGGCGCGTGGACGCGGCTGTTCTGTGGCAATTTGGGTATCGATTTCCCGCAGCTCAAAGTTATCGGGTCGGTAATGCGCACCAAGCCGCTGGAAGGCGCGCCGGAATGTGCGGTGGCGGGCAATGATTTTGCATTCCGCAAACGGCTTGATGGCGGCTACACGATTGCGCAAAAGAATGCCAATCTGGCGCAAATTGTGCCCGACAGTTTCCGGCTTTTTTTCCAGTTCCTGCCTGCCTTCCGCTCAGAGGGTAATGAAATCCGCCTCAGATTTGGTCAGGCGTTTTTCAACGAGTTGGCAATGGCGAAACGCTGGACGAGCGGCGAGGTGACGCCGTTTGAAAAGCTGCGCGTGCTCAATCCCAAACCTTCCGAGGATATTTTGAGGGAGGGCTTGCGCAATCTGACAAAGGCATTTCCGGAATTTGCGGGCGCCCAACTCGCCGAAGGCTGGGGCTGCGCAATTGATGTTACGCCCGATGCCGTGCCGGTGATTGATAGTGTTGAAGGAATAAGTGGCCTCGTTCTCGCAAGTGGCTTCTCGGGCCATGGGTTCGGCATCGGACCGGGTGCGGCGCATTTGGTCGCTGACATCATATCGGCTGAAACGCCGATTGTTTCTATGGAGCCATTTCGATTCGATCGATTTGGAAAGCTGCGGCATTGAAGCACGAGCCAAGGAAATGAAAGAAGTTCGGGACGGACGAGAGTTGCGAGATCGCATGTGCTCCTGCGTGCACCCTCGGTGTCTCGGAAGTTGAGCATCTTTGTGGTGGTCGTTGCAGCCGATGCCTCGACTTTCGGAAATCCGCTACCTCGTAGCCGCCGCTGAGAACGGAAGCCTGCGAAAGGCGGCCGAATTGCTCGGTGTCGGGCAGTCCTGCGTAAGCCGCAAGATCATGCGTCTGGAGGAAAAGCTCGGTGTTTCGCTTCTCGAACGGGGCAATACAGGCGTCCGGTTGACCAATGCCGGCCAACGGCATCTTGAAGAGGTGCAGGACCGCGCTTCAGCAACTGGACCAGGCGCGGCGCGCAGCCCATTCGGCGGGTCGCGCCGATACCGGAAACGTTCTGATCGGCGTTCTGACATCACTTGCCGGCGGTTTCCTTTGAAAGCTCATCGTCGGCTATCAGCAGGAATATCCGAAGATTCGGATCGAGGTCCATGATGGTGGCAGGGACCAGCACATAGCTGCTCTACGAGCACGCGAACTTGACGTCGTCTTCGTGCCGGGCGAATGCGAGTACCGGAACCGCGAATGCGTCGAGCTTTGGTCGGAACCCCTCCATATCGCCTCACCGACACGACACATGCTGGCCGAGCGCCGGACGCTGGATCGGACGCCTACGGTTTTGGGTTCAGGGAACGAGCCTTGCGGCCGCGGGGACGCACGAAGATCAGCACGCGAACGTCCCTCCCTGTGCGAGGGACCGAACGGTCTGCGCGGCGCCGCGATGCAGGAGTGACTCCAGATGGCCGATCAATGCGGCCCGAAATTCGGGGTCCCGCGCCAGGGTTTCGCCGAAGACCTCGCGCACCTGCAGGAACCCGTCGACCATGTTGGCTGGGTCGCCGCCGGCCCGAGCGATCGCCCGCAGCCGCCTGGACAGGGGATCCCTGACATCGATCTCCCGCCCCGTTTCGTCGATGCCTGAAACGTAGCGCATCCATGCCGCGACGGCCAGCGCGCCACGGGATATCGGCAGACCGAGCCGAAGACGGTCCTGGATGGTTCCCAAAAGTCGCTGAGGCAGTTTCTGGCTGCCGTCCATGGCGATCTGCCATGTCCGGTGTCTGAGGGCCGGATTGGCGAAACGTTCCAACAGCATATCGCAATAGGCACCGGGATCGCCGGTCCCGCTTGGCAGCGTTTCCATGACTTCGGCGTTCATGAAGTCGCGGGCGAGGTCGCGGAACGCGGGATCCGCGACGGTATCGCTGACAAACTCAAAACCGGCCAGATACCCAAGATAGGCGAGCATCGAATGACCGCCGTTGAGCATGCGGAGCTTCATAATCTCGTATGGCCGGACATCGGCAACGAGCTCAACGCCCGCCGTTTCGAACTTTGGCCGGCCCGCGGTGAATCTGTCCTCCATCACCCATTGCGTGAACGGTTCGGTCACGACCGGCCATGCATCGTATCGGCCGGTCTCCTCGACCACATTCATCCTGTCCTCATCAGTCGTCGCCGGTACGATCCGGTCGACCATGGTCGACGGGAAGGCGACCTCGGTATTGATATGCCGTGCCAATTCCTCGTCGTGCTGAGCCGCAAATTCGGTAACGATCGCCGCCGTCGTTCGCCCGTTTTCCGGCAGGTTGTCGCACGAGAGGACGGTGAACGGTATGACGCCAGCGGTCCGGCGCAATTCCAGCGCACGGCAGAGCAGTCCGGGGGCGCTCAATGGCGCATCGGGCGTGGCAAGGTCGTGGACGATAGCCGGGTGGGCAAGCGATAGACGTCCTGTGGCCGGGTCGTGACAGTAGCCCTTTTCCGTGATGGTGAGCGAGACGATGCGGGTTCTCGGATCCGTCATCGTTCGCAGCAGCTCCCGGTGCCGGGATCCGGAATGCAATACGCCGATGAGGGCGCCGATGACGCGACATTTCGTTTCCGACCCGCTACGCGTTACGAGCGTATAGAGAAAATCTTGGGGCGCCAGAGCACGGAGCGTGTCGGGTCGCCTGAGCGACGCGCCAACAATCCCCCAGGACGGATCACCGGACAGCAGGTCGTCGATATAGGCGGCCATATGCGCGCGGTGGAACGCGCCGACGCCCAGATGAACGATCCCGGGCGTCACGCTGGGCCGGTCGTAAGGGATCAATGCTGCCGAATTTGACTCCGAGAGTCGCGATCGCAACGGATCATCCATCGAATTCGATCAGTGCCTTTATCAAGCCGGACTTGTCGGTCGCCCATATCGGGATGTTGCCGATCGCCTCGGCAAGGCTGGTCCGGTGCGTGATGAAATCGCGGAGGGGAACGTCATCGTTCCGGATGGCGCTGATGACGCGCTCGAAATCGCTGGACGTTGCGTTGCGGCTGCCGAAAAGTGTCATTTCGCGGCTATGGAATACGGGGTCAGGGAATGTGATCATGTCGTTGACCACACTGACAAGAACGTAGCGGCCGCCATGCGCCACATACCCGAATCCCGCCTGCATCGATCGTTGGTCGCCGGTGGCGTCGAAAACGACGTCATACCCCTCGCTCCGCGTGCGTGCCGAGATGGCCTCCGCCGGATTGCCGTCACCGCCAATCGCGTCGACGCCGAGAATGGATTTTGCCGTCGCGATTCTCTCGGCCGACATGTCCAGTACCGTAACGTCGCCGCCGGCCAGACGGCCGAACAGCGCGACGCCCAGGCCAATCGGGCCTGCGCCGACGACGAGAATCCGGTCACCTTCGGCAACCGCGCCGCGCCGGACGGCATGGGCGCCGATCGACAGGAACTCGACGGATGCGCAGGCGTCGGCCGAAAGACCATCCGCGTGAAGAAGGTTTCCCACAGGAATGGACAGCAGTCCCGCCATGCCTCCGTCCCGATGCACGCCAAGGACCGAGATCCGCGCGCAGCAATTGGGCTTGCCGGCGCGGCAGGCGTTACACCCGCCGCAGGCGATATACGGATTGACGACGCATAGCTCGCCGATCGCGAATCCCGAACCCGCCGGGGCTTCCAACACTTCGACGGCGAGCTCATGACCCATGACGCGTGGGTATTGAAGATACGGGTGCTTCCCCTCGAAAATGTGAAAATCGGTACCGCAGATGCCGACCCGATGGGTCCGCACCAACGCGTGCCCGGGTTCCGGGTGAGGTGGTGGTCGCTGCTCCAAATGCAGGAACCCCGGTTTGGAACACACGAGAGATTTGTTCGACTGCATGACACGCTCGCCCGTCGCTGAAGTTGAAGGCCGGCCGGAAAGGCAGGCGAGGGGACCGGCGGAAGGCCGGCCCCCTTGTCTTCTGCTCACTTGAACTGAGCCATGCTTGCCTTGGTTACCAGGGCGGCACCGGAGTCGATCAGAGAATCGACTTTTTCACCGCGGATGGCCTTGACCAGGGCGTCAACGCCCAGTTCCGCCATTTTGGCGGGGAACTGGGCCACCGTGGCGTCTTCGATACCGGCGGTCAGCGCTTCTTCCTCGCCGCAGCAGAAGTCGAAGCCGACGAGTACGAATTCGTCGAGGTCCTTTTTGGCATTCTTGACAGCCTGCGCGGCACCCGCCGCCGGCGGTCCACATGCCGCGTAAATCGCCTTCAGGTCGGGATTCGCCGTCAACAGGTCTTCGGCAACGTTGATGCCCAGTTCCTCGGTACAGTTCGTGGTACCGCGCCCGACAATCGTGACGTCGACGCCTTTCAGACCGTCGAGCATACCGTTCACGCGGTCGTCGAGCGACGGAACGCCAGGAACGCCTTCCAGTATCCCCAGAGTGTCGCCATCCGTGAGCACGGTCTTCAGATACTGCCCCGCGATCTTGCCGGCGTTATAGTTATCCGTTGTCGCCAGCGCCGTCCTGCCATCCCAGTCCGGGATGTTGTTATCCATCAGGACGATTTTCACGCCGGCGGCGATTGCCTTGTCGAGCGCGGGCGCCACGGTCGGGTCGACAGGGGTCAACGCGATCCCCTGAACCCCCCTTGTGACCATGGATTCGATAAGGGCGATCTGCCCTTCGATATCCGTGGCGGAGGTTCCCTGGCCGTAGATGATGTCGACGCCCGGATTTGCTTCGGCATAGGTCTTGGCGGCGTTTTCCATCGTGGCGAAGAACGGGACCGGGAACTTGGTAATGAAGCCGATCTTGACGTCTTCGGCTTTGGCAGAACCGGCAGTCGCAGCGGCGAGCGCGAGTCCGACCAGGAACAGTCTGAGTCTCAGTCTCATATCACTCCTCCCTCTCATGACCGCATCACGGCGACGCGATCCCCTTGTTCACCGCCGTGACGGGGCGGTGAATTCGCTAGGCCTCCGCCCCCACGATCATGGCGACCATGTCCTGTTGATTGGTGCGCTCCGGCTTGAGTTCACCGACCTTCAGTCCCTGTCGCAGCACGACCGCCCTGTCGGCGAGTTCGACCACATGTTCCATGTTGTGGGTGATCAGGATCACCGCGTTGCCCTCGTCGCGCAGTTGCGCGATCAGGTCCAAGACCTTGTGGGACTCCCGCACGCCCAGCGCCGCCGTCGGCTCGTCGAGGATCACCAGCTTGCGGGCGAACACCGTCGCGCGGGCGACGGCGATCGCCTGGCGCTGACCACCTGACATCAGCGCGACCGGGGCATCGAATTTCGGCAGCCTTACCTTCAGCCGATCGATCACCGCGGAGGCTTCACGGTCCATTGGGCGCTTGCGCAAGAAGCGGAGCGGGAGGGGCAGCCAATTCGGATACGACAGTTCTCGACCGCAATAGAAGTTTTGCGCCGGCGTCAGGTTGTCGAACAACGCGAGGTCCTGGTAGACGGTTTCGATCCCGGCGTCGCGGGCCGTTGCCGGGGAATGCAGGGCCGCCGGTTCGCCGTCGAGAAGAATCTCCCCTTCGTCCAGGCTGTGTACGCCGCTGATACATTTGACGAGTGTCGACTTGCCGGCACCATTGTCGCCCAACAGGGCGAGAACTTCGCCGCGATAGGCGTCGAGACCGACGTCCCGCAACGCGTGGACCGCGCCGAACCGCTTATGCGCATGGCGGACGGACAGCACCGGCGATGCGGCGGCGGCGCTCATTGGACCCTCCCTGCCTGCAGGACGCGCGCCCGGCCTTCCAGATAGTTGCGAAACACATCCGCCTCGACCGCCAGCACGATGATGGTGCCTATGGCGATCATCTGAAAGAACACGTCGACACCGAGGAGGTTCAAGGCATTGCGGATCACACCGATCATCACGGCGCCGATCAGGGCATGACCGAGATGACCGCGCCCGCCGAGGAAACTGGCGCCTCCGATAATGACGGCCGCAATGGTATCCAGTTCCAGGAGATTTCCGTAAAGCGGGGAACTGGCCGCGGTCCTTCCGGCGAGCGCGACCGCTCCAATCCCCGCGCAGAGGCCAGATATCGTGTAGACCGATACCAGGACGCCCTTGACCGGAATACCCATCTCAAGCGCCGCTTCCGGCTGCCCGCCGACCGCATAGACCCAGCGGCCCCAGACCATGGACTTGGTCATGACGAGAATTAGAAGCGCGACACCTGCCACGACGAAGAAGGAATTCGGCAAGCCGAGACTGGACTCTCCGCCGAGAAATGTCACAAATTCCGGCATGCCGCGCATGGTCGTGTGACCGATCGAGAATTCGAGCGCCAGGCCTCGGCAGATGCTGAGTGTCGCGAGGGTGATGATAAAGGGATGCGGCAGCCGTCCATATACATA is a genomic window containing:
- the dctP gene encoding TRAP transporter substrate-binding protein DctP: MSNDLKSWIKTAGVVSILTLTMTAAHAAEWRLSTSYQPDSEAHEGSLRFAELVKEISDGRIDIQVFPSNQLGDWTEVYEQVTSGAVQMTMGAVPSTFDARLAIDSFPYAVADYEEAAKAYAPGGYMYEIVSGIVADQGVQILSTWALGMGGGAFTKELPAPTDPNAQQGLKVRVWPGGVTHRALMERFGFTVSMIPWDEVYTALQTGVADGVIGGNPELTVTHFKDITKMYVQYNDHFENHYIMINKELFDGLSEDDRAAVQEAAVKVMNERFPVAEASDEAYMQQLRDAGIKVVTLDKDAMLAFATAARQDVWPEIKDEIGEELYSRLKSELGM
- a CDS encoding TRAP transporter small permease translates to MAEIGLSGLLQGLWAFKLWLQKLMLVVTCAGVTILVMMEIIFRYFLFLPLHGIEELATYLAVWTYFIGGAYGAYERSHISASLLDVIVKNAKVIGAIDLIIKLITLVVAAWMTVWVVQYLLWSIERRPHSLELQMPLYYVHAAMAVGLGLMSFYFLVDFILVVLRLTGRTPFASAREGVVG
- a CDS encoding TRAP transporter large permease yields the protein MSAEIIIDVLLLMGLLIIGVPVPFCFAAAALFLFLTGDYGGSNFLVAAGFNKTSSIILLAMPLFILVGEIMSTGSLAARLVDFCDSIFGRLKGGLGVVVIVVTAVFGAISGTASSAVAAMGTIMVPRLVERGYDRGYAAALVAASSVLALLIPPSSAQIVYGWISGTSIAACFLAPIVPAFLLMGLFSVWNFVLTRKMPIVQPEAVGIREAVKDIGHKGRRATLGLVMPVVILTSIYGGLATPTEAAAIAVVYALIVGVIIYRDIPLKELWRIGYTAGTTVGVVMVLVFFAVMLSRLYTMENVPQSVVNLLLSISQDRIVLLLLINVFLIVLGMIMDDFSGLLLATPMLLPVIRELDIHPVHFAAIIGVNLGMGNITPPTAPLLYFGARIGKTRLEGMLKPTLILVLFAYLPVLMLTTFIPELSLWLPRLVLGIN
- a CDS encoding amidase yields the protein MTAADEQIEVGCGRPQLANELDELSAGKAASAEELTRFYLDRIARFDPELHAFSEVFAARALADARARDDVRAKGGQGGPLWGVPVAVKDLFDISNLPTRAGSIAITDRHPSASAYVLQLLEKAGMVVLGRTHMTEFGFGGWGTNPVMEPPRNPWDRNVYRVAGGSSSGSAVAVAAGLAPVSIGTDTGGSVRTPATWCGVIGMKTSHGLIGRGGVVPLCGTHDSVGWFTRTVHDAALLLNVMQGTDPRDPASGHAPKIDALTDLEAGIEGMKIGRLVDADLEGVDPDILRLHNKALDELEVLGARISPVRLPLSIADYLKSGGEIMSYESYRALGKYVEAENSPVDPVIKGRIMAGKTISGDAYQQTLKSRLAAQAEFAKRAAGYDAFIMPGSHIVACALNDVDEAAPPNFYGRVVNLLDLAAVTAPTGLTSEGMPAGIQIVVRKYDDARALRIARAFEKHRGGLVHAPAGY
- a CDS encoding dihydroxyacetone kinase subunit DhaK, giving the protein MKKLINNPDSYVDEALEGMRLAHPSSYKISGSNGRVVERAARKPAGKVGVVSGGGFGHLPLFAGYVGEGLLDSCAVGHVFAGPSFDDVSESLKAADFGGGVLSIIGNYGGDTMVFGMANDVLAAEGTDWATVIVADDVASAPKENAETRRGVAGLIFAFKIAGAAAEKGLTLEAVKAITEKAMAGCRSMGVALSGCTVPQAGEPTFVLDANSIEMGMGIHGEKGLWRGALKPVDEIAAEMVERLLADLEPKKGGRLAVLVNSLGATPLDELYILYRKVAELLDAAGLSVAYSLVGHYATSMEMAGASLSIMAVDDELLDMLNAPVKCPLWRA
- a CDS encoding DAK2 domain-containing protein; its protein translation is MSKSFNGKDIGAAAQRVAEAFVANTERFNKLDAAGGDGDMGTTLSTVSKAILADIAPYGDDVSEAFMRLAKIISKHSGSSLSAVMMTGLMTLSMKTKGQKCADYLDLDALLAEALTAMRQRSKAQLGSKTVLDGVHAISQAVKGLEDAHQVARAAHGAAAETLTAFRDKPAIMGRLRLEPSKGVGSDDPGMVALDVGVAAMTHSAPTYT
- a CDS encoding FAD-binding oxidoreductase; the protein is MNDQISGTYQGPATIGRPELPERADVVIVGGGIIGAATGLFLVKRGFSVVICEKAHVACEQSGRNWGWVRKMGRDPSEIPLSLASATLWAGMNELTGRETGFRETGIHYLCMTPKDLQKYSDWLDIAQEHGIDSTLLTPKQLADELPSLAGNWEGGLYTKSDGRAEPSFATPAIAAAFRESGGTIIESCAVRTIETAGGAVHSVVTEHGEIRCSNVVLATGAWTRLFCGNLGIDFPQLKVIGSVMRTKPLEGAPECAVAGNDFAFRKRLDGGYTIAQKNANLAQIVPDSFRLFFQFLPAFRSEGNEIRLRFGQAFFNELAMAKRWTSGEVTPFEKLRVLNPKPSEDILREGLRNLTKAFPEFAGAQLAEGWGCAIDVTPDAVPVIDSVEGISGLVLASGFSGHGFGIGPGAAHLVADIISAETPIVSMEPFRFDRFGKLRH